The Nitrospinota bacterium region TGCCGGCACCCAAAACTATAAAACTCATGGGGACCCTAAATGGGTAGAAATTGTGGATGAAAATCCCACCGGATGATGAAGGGGGCTACTGCTTTTAAAAGTTACTTTAGGGCACCTCTAAAAATTGACTAAATGTTCTTATATCGTCAATTCAAAGAAGTGTCTTTGTTATAGTGGGACAGGCGACCTACCCTTAAAGGCTATACGGAAGTGCGGAATTTAATTCCGCCTTTCCAGCCTGTCCGCACGGGCTGGAAAGCCCGTGCCACTGATTTAAGAAACTCTTTACAATCTTCAATTCCCTTTTAAAAACTAATTTTTAGAGGTGCCCTTTAGCCTAAAGCTCCTCCTCGCGATTGATAGGTTTTTGAATCGTCGGAACCTTGAAATTCAAGGCCGATGGAACAACCGACGCCTCTTTCCCGTATATTTTCTTATCGTTTTTCTTGAACCCCACATAAATTTTTTCATCCTTGACCCTGACAGGAAATACTTCAACTCTCATTTCCGGATTTTGCATGCTGTTGCCGGTTTTCAACTCAAACCGCCACTCGTGACTGGGGCAAACAATCACCCCTTCCTGAACTCGTCCTTCCCCCAACGGTCCCCCTTTATGCGGGCATTTGTTGGCAACGGCGTAAATTTCCTCTTTATAATTAAATAAAGCGACCTCCACATCGTCCACCAATACGATGGCCGACTTCCCTATCGGAAGATCTTCTACTTTGAGCACCTTGATAAACCTGATCATAATTCCATTTCTCCAATCAACCAGCGGCGTGCCAATCATCAAACAGAACCGAAGCCCCTGTTCATTAGCCTATTAGAATAAAGTTCCCGAATTGGTTTTATTATAATTAATTTTTCCCGGAAGTTTCCACCCCGATCTTCTCTGTAGCCATGAATTGGATCGTTTCTCCCGATTTTTGAAAAGCGTTGTCTGGAATTTTCAATTGCTGGCGAAAGGCATTTTTCCCGACAACAGCTTTATTTTGGGGAAGAATATAGCCGGTCAAACGGCTCACAAGCTCACTGGTGCGGCTGATCTCTCTTGTATCCACGCTTGTTTCGACTCCAAAATAGTCTTTGCGGGAATTTAGCGCCATGACGATCTCTTCTAAAGCGGCATTACCGGCTCTCTCGCCAATTCCGTTGATCGTGCATTCCACCTGCCGTGCACCCGCTTTTACCGCCGCAAGTGAATTGGCAACGGCAAGCCCGAGGTCGTTATGACAATGAACGCTTAACACCGCTCGGTCACTATTTTTCACATTGGCCATTAAATAGGCGATCAAATTCCCAAACTGTTCGGGAACCGAATAACCAACCGTATCGGAAATATTGACCGTGGTGGCTCCCGCATCAATCGCCGCCTCCAGCAAATCGGTCAGAACTGTTTCATCAGTCCGTGAGGCATCCAATGGGGAAAACTCAATATCATC contains the following coding sequences:
- the nirD gene encoding nitrite reductase small subunit NirD, which encodes MIRFIKVLKVEDLPIGKSAIVLVDDVEVALFNYKEEIYAVANKCPHKGGPLGEGRVQEGVIVCPSHEWRFELKTGNSMQNPEMRVEVFPVRVKDEKIYVGFKKNDKKIYGKEASVVPSALNFKVPTIQKPINREEEL